From Paralcaligenes sp. KSB-10:
CTCCAGATCGTCATAACGCTCGAACTCATCTGCCGTTGCCAGCCAAGGGCCCATGGCGCCGCTCGCATCGAAATTCTTCCCTTGGGTCACATTGAATTTGCCGTGCCTGACCCAATCGCGGACAGTCCCTTCATTGAGGCACATCAAGCCGGCAATATGGCCCTCGGCGTCTGCCAACGCTATGCGGCGGCCGGGCTTGCCTATGACCAGGGCGATCTCGCCTTCATAATCGAGCTGTTCCGATTCGGGCGGCCGCATCAGCGCATTGCCGTGCCCCACAAAAGACCCCGGAAACCTTGGAAACACGCTGGGATACTTGGGTGCCGCGGAACCGTCTTTGTATTCTTCATTGCGATGGCTATAGTTGACACCCACGCAAATAATCTTCTCGGGACTCGGAATGGGCGGCAACAACTTCACCTCACTCAAGGAGAATTCGGGCTTGGCCTTGTCAGCAATACCCGGCACAAGCTTGAGCCCATCGCCAGCCAGTGCGTCGC
This genomic window contains:
- a CDS encoding fumarylacetoacetate hydrolase family protein, with amino-acid sequence MKLISYEAQGRRRFGVVRDDSIIDLTDRLGPGVSSLRDALAGDGLKLVPGIADKAKPEFSLSEVKLLPPIPSPEKIICVGVNYSHRNEEYKDGSAAPKYPSVFPRFPGSFVGHGNALMRPPESEQLDYEGEIALVIGKPGRRIALADAEGHIAGLMCLNEGTVRDWVRHGKFNVTQGKNFDASGAMGPWLATADEFERYDDLEVITRVNGEERQRDTTANLMFSFGFLIHYISTWTTLRPGDIISTGTPIGAGVRFDPPRFLKAGDVVEVEVPGLGVLSNVVADEQ